One region of Dokdonia sp. 4H-3-7-5 genomic DNA includes:
- the rpoC gene encoding DNA-directed RNA polymerase subunit beta', producing the protein MARNNDNVQQPKFNAISIGLASPESILGASRGEVLKPETINYRTHKPERDGLFCERIFGPVKDYECACGKYKRIRYKGIVCDRCGVEVTEKKVRRDRVGHINLVVPVAHIWYFRSLPNKIGYLLGLPSKKLDMIIYYERYVVIQPGIAKSEEGEELNKMDFLTEEEYLNILDSLPQENLYLDDEDPNKFIAKMGAECLIDLLKRIDLDELSYELRHKANNETSKQRKTEALKRLQVVEALRDSNKNRENQPEWMIMKVVPVIPPELRPLVPLDGGRFATSDLNDLYRRVIIRNNRLKRLMEIKAPEVILRNEKRMLQESVDSLFDNTRKSSAVKTDSNRPLKSLSDSLKGKQGRFRQNLLGKRVDYSARSVIVVGPELKLFECGIPKGMAAELYKPFVIRKLIERGIVKTVKSAKKIIDKKEPVVWDILENVLKGHPILLNRAPTLHRLGIQAFQPKLIEGKAIQLHPLVCTAFNADFDGDQMAVHLPLGPEAILEAQLLMLASHNILNPANGAPVAVPSQDMVLGLYYMTKARKSTPEFHVKGEGITFYSAEEVNIAYNEKRVDINAIIKIRAKDFNENKELVYKVMETTVGRVLFNEAVPEAAGYINEVLTKKSLRDIIGGILKVTSVPVTADFLDRIKTMGYGFAFRGGLSFSLGDIIIPKEKQEMIDDANEQVEGITGSYNMGLITNTERYNQVIDVWTSTNATLTELSMKRIREDQQGFNSVYMMLDSGARGSKEQIRQLTGMRGLMAKPKKSNDGGGAIIENPILSNFKEGLSILEYFISTHGARKGLADTALKTADAGYLTRRLVDVSQDVIINSTDCGTLRGVEVAALKKNEEVIESLSARIIGRTSLNDVINPLTNEVIVEAGAEIDEDIADLIGAAPIETVEVRSALTCEATKGICVKCYGRNLATNKTVQMGEAVGVVAAQSIGEPGTQLTLRTFHVGGVAGGVSEDSSVTAKFPGLLEIEDLKTVTGQDNEGNDVQIVISRTSEAKVSDPKTGITLSTNTIPYGSQIFASSGDKVKAGDVICKWDPFNGVVISEFAGKIKFESIEQGITYRVETDEQTGFQEKVISESRDKKKIPTLIIEDSKGNALRSYNLPVGAHLMIDDGDKIKEGKILVKIPRRSAKAGDITGGLPRVTELFEARNPSNPAVVSEIDGVVSFGKIKRGNREIIVESKLGEIKKYLVKLSNQILVQENDYVRAGMPLSDGSVTPNDILNIKGPSAVQQYLVNEVQEVYRLQGVKINDKHFEVVVRQMMRKVRIQDPGDTIFLENQLVHKADFIEENDAMYGMKVVEDAGESESLKPGQLVSPRELRDENSLLRREDKNQVTARDVSPATASPILQGITRASLQTKSFISAASFQETTKVLNEAAVSGKIDHLEGLKENVIVGHKIPAGTGMRRYDNILVGSKEDLENMMTEKQEVNYN; encoded by the coding sequence ATGGCAAGAAATAATGATAATGTACAACAGCCGAAGTTTAATGCTATCTCGATCGGTCTTGCGTCTCCAGAATCTATTCTAGGGGCATCAAGAGGAGAAGTTTTAAAGCCGGAAACAATAAACTACCGTACGCACAAGCCAGAGCGTGACGGGTTGTTCTGTGAGCGTATTTTTGGTCCTGTAAAGGACTATGAGTGTGCTTGTGGTAAATATAAAAGAATACGCTACAAAGGGATCGTGTGTGATCGTTGTGGTGTTGAAGTAACAGAAAAGAAAGTACGTCGTGATCGCGTGGGGCACATTAATCTTGTGGTTCCTGTTGCACACATTTGGTACTTTAGATCGTTACCTAACAAAATAGGTTACTTACTTGGTCTTCCATCTAAGAAATTAGATATGATCATTTACTACGAGCGTTATGTGGTTATACAACCAGGTATTGCAAAGAGTGAAGAAGGTGAGGAGCTTAACAAGATGGATTTCTTAACAGAAGAGGAGTATTTAAATATACTTGATAGTCTTCCTCAAGAAAACCTATATCTTGATGACGAGGATCCAAACAAATTTATCGCCAAAATGGGTGCTGAGTGTTTGATCGACCTTCTTAAAAGAATTGATCTTGATGAGCTTTCTTATGAGTTACGTCACAAGGCAAATAATGAGACGTCTAAACAACGTAAAACGGAGGCGCTTAAACGTCTTCAAGTTGTAGAGGCACTTCGTGATTCAAACAAGAATCGTGAGAATCAACCTGAGTGGATGATTATGAAGGTTGTACCAGTAATTCCACCAGAATTACGCCCACTAGTGCCACTAGATGGAGGTCGCTTTGCAACATCAGATTTAAATGACCTCTATCGTCGTGTAATTATACGTAACAACCGTCTTAAGAGATTGATGGAAATCAAGGCTCCTGAGGTAATTTTACGTAACGAGAAGCGTATGCTACAGGAATCTGTAGATTCACTTTTTGATAACACTCGTAAGTCATCTGCAGTTAAAACAGATTCTAACAGACCATTAAAGTCTCTTTCTGATTCTTTAAAAGGTAAGCAAGGGCGTTTTCGTCAAAACTTACTTGGTAAGCGTGTGGATTATTCAGCACGTTCTGTAATTGTTGTTGGACCTGAGCTTAAATTGTTTGAATGTGGTATTCCTAAAGGAATGGCTGCAGAGCTTTATAAGCCATTTGTAATCCGTAAGCTTATTGAGCGTGGGATTGTAAAGACAGTAAAATCAGCAAAGAAAATAATAGACAAAAAAGAGCCAGTAGTTTGGGATATTTTAGAGAATGTTCTTAAAGGACACCCTATCCTCCTTAACCGTGCTCCTACGCTTCACCGTCTAGGTATACAGGCCTTCCAGCCTAAACTTATTGAAGGTAAAGCAATACAGTTACACCCATTAGTATGTACAGCATTTAACGCCGATTTTGACGGTGACCAGATGGCAGTACACTTACCATTGGGACCTGAAGCGATACTTGAGGCGCAGCTATTAATGCTTGCTTCTCATAATATCCTAAACCCTGCAAACGGTGCTCCAGTAGCAGTACCTTCTCAGGATATGGTATTAGGTCTTTACTATATGACAAAGGCCAGAAAATCGACTCCAGAATTTCACGTAAAAGGAGAAGGAATCACTTTCTATTCTGCAGAAGAGGTAAACATTGCCTACAATGAAAAGCGTGTAGATATTAATGCTATCATTAAAATACGTGCTAAGGATTTTAATGAAAATAAAGAGCTTGTTTATAAAGTAATGGAGACGACTGTAGGTCGTGTGCTATTTAATGAAGCTGTGCCAGAAGCTGCTGGATATATTAACGAAGTATTGACTAAGAAGTCTCTTCGTGATATCATCGGTGGGATTCTTAAAGTGACTAGTGTACCTGTAACAGCAGATTTCCTTGACCGTATCAAAACGATGGGTTATGGATTTGCATTCCGCGGTGGACTATCGTTCTCTCTTGGAGATATTATTATCCCGAAGGAGAAGCAGGAAATGATTGATGATGCAAACGAGCAAGTGGAAGGTATTACTGGATCTTATAACATGGGTCTTATTACTAACACAGAGCGTTATAACCAAGTTATTGATGTATGGACATCAACAAACGCGACTCTCACGGAGCTTTCTATGAAGCGTATTCGTGAGGATCAACAAGGGTTTAACTCGGTGTACATGATGCTTGACTCTGGAGCACGTGGATCTAAGGAGCAGATACGTCAGCTTACTGGTATGCGTGGTCTTATGGCAAAACCTAAAAAATCTAACGATGGAGGTGGTGCTATTATTGAAAACCCTATTCTTTCTAACTTTAAGGAAGGTCTTTCAATTCTTGAGTACTTTATCTCAACACACGGTGCTCGTAAAGGTCTTGCAGATACAGCCTTAAAAACGGCAGATGCAGGTTACTTAACCCGTCGTCTTGTAGATGTATCACAAGATGTTATTATTAATAGTACAGATTGTGGTACATTAAGAGGAGTAGAAGTAGCAGCTCTTAAGAAAAACGAAGAGGTTATTGAATCTCTAAGTGCACGTATAATAGGTCGTACATCTCTTAATGATGTTATCAACCCACTTACTAACGAAGTGATTGTTGAAGCAGGAGCAGAGATAGACGAAGATATAGCAGATCTTATAGGTGCTGCACCAATAGAAACTGTAGAGGTTCGTTCTGCGCTTACTTGTGAGGCTACGAAAGGAATTTGTGTGAAATGTTACGGTCGTAACCTAGCAACTAACAAAACGGTGCAAATGGGTGAAGCTGTAGGAGTAGTAGCAGCACAATCTATTGGAGAACCAGGTACACAGCTTACGCTTCGTACATTCCACGTAGGAGGGGTAGCAGGAGGCGTGTCTGAGGATTCTAGTGTAACAGCTAAATTCCCTGGACTACTTGAGATCGAAGATCTTAAGACTGTAACTGGACAAGATAACGAAGGAAACGATGTTCAAATCGTAATCTCTCGTACATCTGAAGCAAAAGTATCTGATCCTAAAACGGGTATCACATTAAGTACAAATACAATTCCTTACGGTTCACAAATATTTGCCAGCTCTGGTGATAAAGTGAAAGCTGGAGATGTAATCTGTAAGTGGGATCCATTTAACGGTGTAGTTATTTCAGAATTTGCTGGAAAAATTAAGTTTGAGTCTATTGAGCAAGGTATTACATACCGTGTAGAAACAGATGAGCAAACAGGTTTCCAAGAAAAAGTAATATCTGAATCTAGAGATAAGAAGAAGATACCAACATTGATTATTGAGGATAGCAAAGGAAACGCGCTTCGTTCTTACAACTTACCAGTAGGAGCTCACCTTATGATTGATGATGGAGATAAAATTAAAGAAGGTAAGATTCTTGTAAAAATACCTCGTAGGTCTGCAAAGGCTGGGGATATTACAGGGGGTCTTCCACGTGTAACTGAATTATTTGAAGCACGTAACCCATCTAACCCAGCAGTAGTGTCTGAAATAGACGGTGTGGTTTCATTTGGTAAAATCAAACGTGGTAACCGTGAGATAATCGTAGAGTCTAAACTTGGAGAAATCAAGAAGTACTTAGTGAAGTTATCTAATCAGATTCTAGTTCAAGAAAATGATTATGTACGCGCAGGTATGCCACTTTCTGATGGATCTGTGACACCTAATGATATTCTTAATATCAAAGGGCCGTCTGCAGTACAGCAGTACCTAGTAAACGAAGTACAAGAAGTATATCGTCTACAAGGGGTGAAGATTAACGATAAGCACTTTGAAGTTGTTGTGCGCCAGATGATGCGTAAAGTACGTATACAAGATCCAGGAGATACTATCTTCCTAGAGAATCAATTGGTACACAAAGCAGACTTCATTGAAGAAAATGATGCAATGTACGGTATGAAAGTCGTAGAAGACGCAGGAGAATCTGAGAGCCTTAAACCAGGTCAACTCGTTTCACCACGTGAGCTTCGCGATGAAAACTCTTTACTTAGAAGAGAAGATAAGAATCAAGTTACAGCTCGTGATGTAAGTCCAGCTACAGCTTCTCCTATCCTTCAAGGTATTACAAGAGCATCGCTACAGACTAAGTCATTTATCTCTGCAGCATCATTCCAAGAGACAACAAAAGTATTAAACGAAGCTGCTGTAAGCGGTAAGATTGATCACTTAGAAGGTCTTAAGGAGAATGTAATTGTAGGTCATAAAATTCCAGCAGGAACGGGAATGCGTCGTTACGATAATATACTCGTAGGAAGCAAAGAAGATCTTGAGAATATGATGACTGAAAAGCAAGAAGTAAATTACAACTAG